In Prunus dulcis chromosome 1, ALMONDv2, whole genome shotgun sequence, the following are encoded in one genomic region:
- the LOC117616258 gene encoding cytochrome b-c1 complex subunit 6: MADEEPVDQKKYLEESCKPKCVKPLLEYQACVKRIQGDESGHKHCTGQYFDYWSCVDKCVAPKLFPKLK, encoded by the exons AT GGCGGACGAGGAACCTGTTGATCAAAAGAAGTACCTTGAAGAGTCTTGCAAGCCAAAGTGTGTCAAACCACTACTCGAGTATCAG GCATGTGTTAAGAGAATCCAAGGTGATGAAAGCGGGCACAAGCATTGTACTGGGCAATATTTCGACTACTGGTCTTGTGTTGACAAATGC GTTGCACCAAAGCTTTTCCCAAAACTGAAGTGA
- the LOC117620226 gene encoding fructose-1,6-bisphosphatase, cytosolic-like, with product MDHAADAQRTDLMTIARYALNEQSKHPEACGDFTILLNHIVLGCKFVCSAVSKAGLAKVIGLAGETNVQLIVLYEVFPMSFLVEQAGGQAFTGKQRALDLVPKKIHERYPVFLGSYADIEEIKQLYGAT from the exons ATGGATCATGCTGCTGATGCTCAAAGAACTGATTTGATGACCATAGCTCGTTATGCTCTTAACGAGCAGTCCAAGCATCCGGAGGCATGCGGCGATTTCACCATCTTGCTCAACCACATTGTTCTCGGTTGCAAATTTGTCTGCTCCGCTgttagcaag GCAGGTCTTGCAAAAGTAATTGGACTTGCTGGAGAGACCAATGTTCAG CTGAT AGTTCTTTACGAAGTTTTTCCAATGTCCTTCCTGGTTGAGCAAGCTGGAGGTCAAGCTTTTACTGGCAAGCAACGG GCTTTGGACTTGGTTCCAAAGAAGATACATGAGAGGTACCCAGTTTTCCTTGGAAGCTATGCTGATATTGAGGAAATTAAACAACTTTATGGGGCTACTTAA
- the LOC117614541 gene encoding triadin-like, with the protein MGNCASEPKTKGDDVAGVPAPEPKTEELVQGNEVNRELLQEENKADDGDAQQNNDAGHNKQPSLGALLKEEEEKTAQIVAKLEEAEEKAKTTEKKEEVVVELEKASEAAPVAVTQEDKKSDIEEKKPEVKEIKPEVEETKPEVNEIKPEEKVTKPEEKDTKPGEKVTKPEENETKPEEKVIKPEEKVTKPEEKETKPEEKETKEEKKEQI; encoded by the exons ATGGGTAATTGCGCTAGTGAACCCAAGACCAAGGGTGATGATGTTGCTGGAGTCCCAGCACCCGAGCCCAAGACGGAGGAGTTGGTCCAGGGCAACGAGGTGAACCGCGAGCTGCTGCAGGAGGAGAACAAGGCTGATGATGGAGATGCTCAGCAAAACAACGATGCTGGTCATAACAAGCAACCCTCTCTTGGGGCCTTGCTCAAGGAG gaagaagaaaagacagCTCAAATTGTGGCAAAGCTAGAAGAAGCCGAAGAAAAGGCAAAGACGActgaaaagaaagaggaagtAGTGGTTGAGCTGGAGAAGGCATCTGAAGCAGCACCAGTTGCAGTTACCCAAGAAGACAAGAAATCTGATATTGAGGAGAAGAAACCAGAAGTGAAAGAGATCAAACCAGAAGTGGAGGAGACCAAACCAGAAGTGAATGAGATTAAACCAGAAGAGAAAGTGACAAAACCAGAAGAAAAGGATACAAAACCAGGAGAGAAAGTAACAAAACCAGAAGAAAATGAGACAAAACCAGAAGAGAAAGTGATAAAACCAGAAGAGAAAGTGACAAAACCAGAAGAAAAGGAGACAAAACCAGAAGAGAAGgagacaaaagaagaaaagaaggagcAAATATGA